Within Nitrospira sp. MA-1, the genomic segment TGAAATTTTATAAGGACGGCTAAAGAAACAAGAGAAGAAAACCGAATTTCGAATAGGCCAGGTTAGTACAGGATAATAAGAATATCAACGAATTCAAGATGATTCTTTAATGGGAATACCCACATTGCCTGGGGTTTTATGGACCAAGGCGTAAGGAGCGCATCATGATTGATACCGGGATGAAAGTGTTGGTGGTGGACGATATGTCTACCATGCGTCGGATTGTCAAAAATGTGTTACGTCAAATCGGCTTTTCGGACATCATGGAAGCCGAAAACGGGCAGGATGCTTTGACGAAATTGAAGGGCGGTGGTTTTGGTTTGGTGGTGTCGGATTGGAATATGCCGGTGATGCAAGGTATTGAGCTTTTGCGGGCGGTTCGAAGCGATGCAGAATTAAAAACGCTCCCGTTTTTAATGGTGACTGCTGAGGCGCAAAAGGAAAATTTAATCGAAGCAGTCCAAGCCGGGGTCAGTAACTACGTCGTTAAGCCATTTACCGCGGAAGTCTTGCAAGGAAAATTAGAAAAAATATTTGCAAATGTTCAGCCGGCCAAAACGTCATAGCGGGGCAGAACATCTTCCGAATATGACGATATAAAGGAGATTCTTATG encodes:
- a CDS encoding chemotaxis response regulator CheY; this encodes MIDTGMKVLVVDDMSTMRRIVKNVLRQIGFSDIMEAENGQDALTKLKGGGFGLVVSDWNMPVMQGIELLRAVRSDAELKTLPFLMVTAEAQKENLIEAVQAGVSNYVVKPFTAEVLQGKLEKIFANVQPAKTS